From one Melioribacteraceae bacterium genomic stretch:
- a CDS encoding EVE domain-containing protein translates to MANYWLIKSEPDVYSIDDLEKDKKTYWDGVRNYQARNFMRDEMKKGDQVIFYHSNTEPPAAVGICEVVKEGYPDFTAFDPDDKHYDPKSKEDNPTWIMVDVKFVKKFNKPVPIPDMKENAKLKNMKLVQRGNRLSVMPLTKTEFDEIVKMGN, encoded by the coding sequence ATGGCTAATTATTGGTTAATTAAATCCGAACCTGATGTTTACTCAATTGATGATTTAGAAAAAGACAAAAAAACATATTGGGATGGTGTAAGAAATTATCAAGCGAGAAATTTTATGCGCGATGAAATGAAAAAAGGTGATCAAGTAATTTTTTATCACAGCAACACCGAACCACCCGCTGCGGTTGGAATTTGTGAAGTTGTAAAAGAAGGTTATCCCGATTTCACTGCCTTTGATCCCGATGATAAACACTACGATCCTAAAAGTAAAGAAGATAACCCGACGTGGATTATGGTCGATGTTAAATTTGTTAAGAAGTTTAACAAACCGGTTCCAATCCCAGATATGAAAGAAAATGCTAAATTGAAAAATATGAAACTAGTTCAACGCGGAAATCGTTTATCCGTTATGCCGCTTACAAAAACTGAGTTTGATGAAATTGTAAAGATGGGAAATTAA
- a CDS encoding PQQ-dependent sugar dehydrogenase: MFNRISLLISLLLFTTLSFAQLRYVEAFPNLEFAAPVDIQHAGDNSNRLFVLEQEGRIRVFQNDSLVNSTEVFLDIRDKVLYGGEQGLLGLAFHPNYSENGYFYLDYTRSNPRRTVISRFQVSANNPNQADPNSEFVLLEVEQPYSNHNGGQIVIGPDGYLYITLGDGGSGGDPLNSGQDRTTLLGNILRIDVDNPANGLNYGIPDDNPFVGNNEDWREEIYAYGLRNVWRFSFDPITNKLWAADVGQNAYEEINIIESGKNYGWKIMEGFHCYDPSTNCDQTGLELPVWEYAHNDPNGGQSITGGFVYRGSKANELFGGYVYGDFITGRIWVYFEGENPTNMLIFNNTGLAISTFGVDQNDELYFASFTNGRIYKFLGEPTGVQEEGKLNIDYKLNQNYPNPFNPDTMISFYFSKPEKVKIEIFNNLGEKVEEVFNGTAVKGMNRINYTSKNLASGVYYFKLTSDNFSDSKKMVLMK, translated from the coding sequence ATGTTTAATCGTATAAGTTTACTGATCTCATTACTACTTTTTACAACATTATCATTTGCGCAACTAAGATATGTAGAAGCGTTTCCTAATTTAGAATTTGCCGCCCCGGTTGATATTCAACATGCCGGAGATAATTCAAACCGTTTATTTGTTCTTGAACAAGAGGGACGAATTCGTGTATTTCAAAATGATTCTTTGGTGAATTCCACCGAGGTATTTTTAGATATCAGAGATAAAGTTCTTTACGGCGGCGAGCAAGGATTACTTGGTTTAGCTTTCCATCCAAACTATAGCGAGAACGGATATTTTTATTTGGATTATACAAGAAGCAATCCAAGAAGGACAGTAATTTCAAGATTTCAAGTTTCAGCAAATAATCCTAATCAAGCTGATCCAAACAGTGAATTTGTTTTGTTGGAAGTTGAACAGCCTTACAGTAATCATAACGGTGGACAAATTGTAATTGGTCCGGATGGATATCTATATATCACGTTAGGTGACGGTGGAAGCGGTGGCGATCCGTTAAACAGCGGACAAGATAGAACAACATTGCTTGGAAATATTTTAAGAATTGACGTTGATAATCCGGCTAACGGTTTGAATTACGGAATACCCGATGACAATCCGTTTGTCGGGAATAACGAAGATTGGCGTGAAGAAATTTATGCTTACGGATTAAGAAATGTTTGGCGTTTCAGTTTTGATCCGATTACAAATAAACTTTGGGCTGCCGATGTTGGTCAAAATGCTTACGAAGAAATAAATATTATTGAAAGCGGAAAGAATTATGGTTGGAAAATCATGGAAGGTTTTCATTGTTATGATCCCTCGACAAATTGTGATCAAACCGGTTTAGAGTTACCGGTTTGGGAATATGCTCACAACGATCCTAACGGCGGACAATCAATTACCGGTGGATTTGTTTATAGAGGAAGCAAAGCAAATGAATTATTCGGTGGTTATGTTTATGGTGATTTCATAACCGGAAGAATCTGGGTTTATTTTGAAGGAGAGAATCCTACTAATATGCTGATATTCAATAATACCGGACTTGCAATCTCAACATTTGGAGTTGATCAAAATGATGAACTCTATTTTGCGTCTTTTACAAACGGTAGAATCTATAAATTTCTTGGTGAACCAACCGGCGTTCAAGAAGAAGGTAAATTGAATATCGATTACAAACTAAATCAGAATTACCCAAATCCATTTAATCCCGATACTATGATTTCATTTTATTTTTCCAAGCCGGAAAAGGTTAAGATAGAAATCTTTAATAATCTTGGAGAGAAAGTAGAAGAAGTTTTTAATGGAACTGCTGTAAAAGGAATGAATAGAATAAACTATACTTCGAAAAATTTAGCAAGCGGTGTATATTATTTTAAACTGACCTCAGACAATTTTTCCGATTCGAAGAAGATGGTGCTGATGAAATAA
- the uvrA gene encoding excinuclease ABC subunit UvrA produces MTKFQPKYSKDKIIVKGARQHNLKNIDLELPRNKLIVFTGVSGSGKSSLVFDTIYAEGQRRYVESLSSYARQFLERMSKPDVDFIYGISPAVAIEQKQGARNPRSTVATSTEVYDYLRLLFARIGKTICFSCGKVVTKDSTTTVVKWIEDQPEGGKYYLVYPPHLHEGRKIKDEIELLKRKGFFRIFYKDRIYDLNDEELKAKSMENLFVVIDRFKSSKEGIRSKLSDSIETTFKQGEDRLTIINADTNEIKSFTKFYECCGIRYEEPEPRFFSFNNPFGACPVCQGFGRTMDYDMNLIVPNPKLTLAEGAIAPWRSVKYSKHLRDLIRGSKENGIPINVPFEKLSEEQLKKVHGGFKEFIGIDGFFEKLEKKTYKMHIRILLSKYRGYNTCKACKGSRLRREALQVKIDDHSLSDIIKMSIERAYKFFEILQLTEYEEQVADRILKEIRKRLSFLNNVGLGYLTLDRLSSTLSGGETQRINLATSLGSALIGTLYVLDEPTIGLHPRDNTRLINILKSLRDIGNTVLVVEHDSEMMEEADLIVDMGPKAGIKGGEIVAIGTHDELMNNPNSLTGNYLSKKKSIPLPSIRNLNETPVIKIRGARENNLKNVDIDIPLKKFVVVTGVSGSGKSTLVHDILYGGIAKMLGQNPPKIGKYDSIEGTKFIDEIEIVDQSPIGKTPRSNPISYVKGFEHIRELFANTPQARARGYKPGYFSFNVPGGRCETCSGEGYVKIEMQFLADLYLECDDCKGTRYKKETREVTYKGKNIVDVLNMTVTEALEFFTNNNKIAQYLQVLEDVGLGYIKLGQPSNTLSGGEAQRIKLALHLSAQKKNRHTLFIFDEPTTGLHFDDISKLLSCFQMLIKNQNSVLIIEHNLDIIKNADHVIDLGPDAGDKGGNVVAFGTPEEIVKVKNSFTGQYLKKVL; encoded by the coding sequence ATGACAAAATTCCAACCGAAATATTCTAAAGATAAAATTATTGTTAAAGGCGCTCGCCAACACAATTTAAAGAACATTGATCTTGAACTTCCGAGAAATAAATTAATTGTATTTACCGGTGTCAGCGGTTCGGGTAAATCATCTCTTGTTTTCGATACGATTTATGCAGAGGGACAGCGTCGATATGTAGAAAGCTTATCATCGTATGCACGGCAATTTTTAGAACGCATGAGCAAACCGGATGTTGATTTCATTTATGGAATAAGTCCGGCTGTAGCAATTGAACAAAAACAAGGCGCAAGAAATCCTCGTTCAACAGTTGCGACCAGCACAGAAGTTTACGATTATCTTCGATTACTTTTTGCAAGAATCGGGAAAACAATCTGCTTCAGTTGCGGGAAAGTTGTAACAAAAGACTCAACTACAACGGTTGTAAAATGGATTGAAGATCAACCCGAAGGCGGTAAATATTATCTGGTTTATCCTCCGCATCTTCACGAAGGAAGAAAAATAAAAGATGAAATTGAACTTCTTAAACGAAAAGGTTTCTTCAGAATATTTTATAAAGATAGAATTTATGATCTAAACGATGAAGAATTAAAAGCGAAATCAATGGAGAACTTATTTGTTGTGATTGACAGATTCAAATCCAGCAAAGAAGGTATTCGTTCAAAGTTATCCGATTCGATCGAAACAACATTTAAACAAGGTGAAGATCGATTAACAATTATAAATGCGGACACAAATGAGATAAAAAGTTTTACCAAATTTTACGAATGCTGTGGAATACGATACGAAGAACCCGAACCGAGATTCTTTTCATTCAATAATCCGTTTGGAGCTTGTCCCGTCTGCCAAGGATTTGGCCGTACTATGGATTACGATATGAATTTAATTGTACCTAATCCAAAACTTACATTAGCTGAAGGAGCAATTGCACCTTGGCGAAGTGTAAAATACAGCAAACATTTACGTGATCTTATTCGAGGTTCAAAAGAAAACGGTATACCAATTAATGTGCCTTTTGAAAAATTATCCGAAGAACAATTGAAAAAAGTTCACGGAGGTTTTAAAGAATTTATTGGCATCGACGGCTTCTTTGAAAAATTAGAAAAGAAAACTTACAAGATGCACATCAGAATATTACTGAGTAAATACAGAGGTTATAATACATGCAAAGCTTGTAAAGGATCGAGATTAAGGAGAGAAGCTCTGCAAGTTAAAATTGACGATCATTCATTAAGCGACATTATTAAAATGTCTATCGAACGTGCTTATAAATTTTTTGAGATTTTACAATTAACCGAGTATGAAGAACAAGTCGCTGATAGAATCCTAAAGGAAATAAGAAAACGTTTATCTTTTCTAAACAATGTCGGATTAGGTTATCTAACATTAGACAGACTCAGCAGCACACTTTCCGGTGGTGAAACTCAGAGAATTAATTTGGCTACATCTTTGGGTTCGGCATTGATCGGAACCTTGTATGTTCTGGATGAACCGACAATCGGTTTGCATCCGAGAGATAACACGAGGCTAATTAATATTTTGAAATCACTTCGCGATATCGGCAATACGGTTCTTGTCGTTGAACATGATTCAGAAATGATGGAAGAAGCTGATTTAATCGTTGACATGGGACCAAAAGCCGGAATTAAAGGTGGAGAGATAGTTGCTATAGGTACTCATGATGAACTGATGAACAATCCAAATTCGTTAACCGGTAATTATCTTTCTAAAAAGAAATCAATTCCTTTACCAAGTATTCGTAATTTGAATGAAACCCCGGTAATCAAAATAAGAGGCGCAAGAGAAAACAATCTAAAAAATGTTGATATAGACATTCCCCTAAAGAAATTTGTTGTGGTTACCGGTGTCAGCGGCTCCGGCAAAAGTACTTTGGTTCATGATATACTTTACGGCGGTATCGCAAAAATGCTTGGACAAAATCCACCCAAGATCGGTAAGTATGATTCTATTGAAGGAACAAAATTTATTGATGAAATTGAAATAGTTGATCAATCACCAATAGGTAAAACACCAAGATCAAATCCCATTAGTTATGTAAAAGGATTCGAACACATCAGAGAATTATTTGCAAACACACCTCAAGCTCGTGCACGTGGATATAAACCCGGTTATTTTTCATTTAATGTTCCCGGCGGAAGATGCGAAACTTGTTCCGGTGAAGGTTATGTGAAAATCGAAATGCAATTTCTCGCTGATTTGTATTTAGAGTGTGATGATTGCAAAGGTACACGCTATAAAAAAGAAACAAGAGAAGTAACTTATAAAGGTAAAAATATTGTCGATGTTCTTAATATGACAGTCACCGAAGCATTAGAGTTTTTCACTAACAACAATAAAATAGCTCAATATCTTCAAGTGTTGGAAGATGTCGGATTAGGATACATTAAACTCGGGCAACCTTCAAACACACTTTCCGGTGGTGAAGCACAAAGAATTAAACTCGCACTACATTTATCAGCTCAAAAGAAAAATAGACACACACTTTTCATTTTTGATGAACCTACGACCGGTTTACATTTTGATGACATTTCGAAACTTTTAAGCTGCTTCCAAATGTTAATTAAAAACCAGAACTCGGTTTTGATAATTGAACATAACTTAGATATAATAAAAAATGCGGATCATGTTATAGATCTTGGTCCCGATGCGGGAGATAAAGGAGGGAATGTCGTTGCATTTGGAACTCCCGAAGAAATAGTAAAAGTGAAAAACTCATTTACCGGACAATATCTAAAAAAAGTTTTGTAG
- a CDS encoding sigma-70 family RNA polymerase sigma factor, with translation MKNTSDKILFTTLAKANMKRAYYSALAIVANHDDAMELSQQAFLRAYKSFSSYDPERNFFTWYYKILRNLCLNFIRDSKNRKVSSFIDNIEYESSESIQFEIERDEDAQKITAALNSLSDSDREIIILKEFENYSYKEIAEMLEIPIGSVMSKLHYARKKLAEKIKE, from the coding sequence TTGAAAAACACTTCGGATAAAATCTTGTTTACTACTCTTGCAAAGGCAAATATGAAACGCGCATATTATTCGGCTCTTGCTATTGTTGCTAATCATGATGATGCGATGGAACTATCACAGCAAGCATTCTTGAGAGCTTATAAAAGTTTTTCGAGTTATGATCCGGAAAGAAATTTTTTTACTTGGTACTATAAGATTCTTAGAAATTTATGTCTGAATTTTATCCGCGATAGTAAGAACAGAAAAGTCAGCTCGTTTATAGATAATATAGAATATGAATCAAGCGAGAGCATTCAATTTGAAATCGAAAGAGATGAAGATGCTCAAAAAATAACAGCAGCGTTGAATAGCTTGAGTGATTCGGATAGAGAAATAATTATTCTAAAAGAATTTGAGAATTATAGCTATAAAGAAATTGCCGAAATGCTGGAGATACCAATCGGTTCGGTAATGTCAAAACTACATTATGCAAGAAAGAAATTAGCAGAAAAGATAAAAGAGTGA
- a CDS encoding MlaD family protein — protein MLKHLEGARLGLFVFLGTVLIIIAILFIGNKDSLFTETITIRTNFSEVEGLKTGAPVRLSGYDIGSVKDISLAPEKAGRVIVTMRIEERVRNFVRLDSRASIATEGLVGKKIVSISPGSPDLEIVADGGFIESIDPVNISEIITESRGVITSLREMTANFAELTSKVNTGQGTVGKIFNDDELYYAAVDLTQSADKSLENITTTLNEITDYIVELGKGVNDVMHNVDSTIVNIKELTAKLNRGEGALGALLADESVYDSVKTVIANLVQTSEFASSGASKFAENMEALKRNWLFKSYFEERGYWDQVEYQAEIDNKLKKLFQEQNKLDEKIEELKKLQEELTEIQKN, from the coding sequence ATGTTAAAGCATCTTGAGGGCGCTAGGCTCGGTTTGTTTGTCTTTCTCGGAACGGTGCTAATTATCATTGCTATTTTATTTATCGGAAATAAAGATTCTTTATTTACGGAAACTATAACTATCCGTACCAATTTTAGTGAAGTAGAAGGACTTAAAACCGGAGCCCCCGTTAGATTAAGCGGTTATGATATTGGTAGCGTAAAAGATATATCACTCGCCCCGGAAAAAGCAGGCAGAGTTATCGTTACAATGAGAATCGAAGAGAGAGTTAGAAATTTTGTTAGACTTGATAGTCGTGCTTCAATAGCAACTGAAGGTCTGGTAGGAAAGAAGATTGTATCCATTTCCCCCGGTTCTCCTGATCTTGAAATAGTAGCTGATGGTGGATTTATCGAATCAATTGACCCTGTAAATATTTCGGAAATTATAACAGAGAGTCGTGGAGTTATAACCAGCCTCAGGGAAATGACCGCAAATTTTGCGGAACTAACTTCGAAAGTGAATACCGGACAAGGAACGGTTGGAAAGATTTTTAATGATGATGAACTTTATTATGCTGCTGTTGATTTAACTCAATCTGCCGATAAAAGTCTGGAAAATATTACAACAACATTGAATGAAATTACCGATTACATTGTTGAACTTGGAAAAGGTGTGAACGATGTAATGCATAATGTTGATTCAACAATAGTAAATATTAAAGAACTAACCGCAAAACTTAACCGTGGAGAAGGTGCGCTTGGCGCTCTTCTAGCCGATGAATCTGTTTATGATTCTGTTAAAACTGTCATTGCTAATCTTGTTCAAACGTCAGAGTTTGCAAGTTCCGGAGCTTCAAAATTTGCTGAGAATATGGAGGCGCTAAAACGAAACTGGTTATTCAAATCATACTTTGAAGAACGCGGTTACTGGGACCAAGTTGAATATCAAGCAGAAATTGACAATAAATTAAAAAAGCTGTTTCAAGAACAAAATAAACTTGATGAAAAAATCGAAGAGCTGAAAAAACTCCAAGAAGAATTAACTGAAATACAGAAAAATTGA
- a CDS encoding YbjQ family protein produces the protein MIITSSSQIAGKEIKKTFGIVRGNTIRARHIGKDILALFKNIFGGEIQEYTKLLAESRDQSLDRMTEEAKALGANAIVDCRFSTSYLMANAAEILVYGTAVYVE, from the coding sequence ATGATAATTACAAGTTCATCTCAAATTGCCGGTAAAGAAATTAAAAAAACATTCGGGATTGTAAGAGGGAATACGATTCGTGCAAGACATATAGGTAAAGATATTTTAGCATTATTTAAAAATATATTCGGCGGCGAAATTCAAGAATACACAAAGTTGTTGGCTGAGTCGAGAGATCAATCTCTTGATAGAATGACCGAAGAAGCCAAAGCACTCGGCGCTAATGCAATTGTTGATTGCAGATTTTCAACAAGTTACTTAATGGCAAACGCAGCAGAAATTTTGGTTTATGGTACTGCGGTTTATGTTGAATAG
- a CDS encoding YpdA family putative bacillithiol disulfide reductase: MKYDAIIIGAGPIGLACGIEAEKKKLNYLVIEKGCLVNSIFNYPTNMTFFSTSERLEIGDVPFISHGPKPTRTEALEYYRRVKSSWNLNVNLYEKVTEVKGKKNNFTITTDNNKYETKNVIVSTGFFDYANYLNIPGEELPKVKHYYDDPHPYIDQKIMVVGGGNSAVDVALETYRRGSEVTMVIKKDKIDEGVKYWVKPDIENRINEGSIIAHFNSHLIEIREMEVDIQTPKGKLTIENDFVLAMTGYHPDFDFLISLGIELNEKREPIYNPETFETNIKGIFLAGVVSGGMDTGKWFIENSRYHAENIFKFLSSVEI, from the coding sequence ATGAAATACGATGCAATAATAATCGGTGCCGGTCCAATCGGACTTGCATGCGGAATTGAAGCCGAGAAAAAGAAATTGAATTACCTTGTTATCGAGAAAGGATGTTTGGTAAATTCAATTTTTAACTATCCTACTAATATGACTTTCTTCTCAACTTCGGAACGATTAGAAATTGGAGATGTTCCTTTTATATCACACGGACCAAAACCAACAAGAACCGAAGCGCTTGAATATTACCGCAGAGTAAAAAGTTCATGGAATCTCAATGTTAATCTGTATGAAAAAGTTACCGAAGTTAAAGGAAAGAAAAATAATTTTACTATTACAACAGATAATAATAAATACGAAACTAAAAATGTAATTGTATCAACCGGATTTTTTGATTATGCAAACTATTTAAATATTCCCGGTGAAGAATTACCTAAAGTAAAACATTATTACGATGACCCGCATCCATACATTGATCAAAAAATTATGGTTGTTGGCGGTGGTAATTCTGCTGTGGATGTAGCATTGGAAACTTATCGCCGCGGTTCGGAAGTTACGATGGTAATTAAAAAAGACAAAATTGATGAGGGTGTTAAATACTGGGTTAAGCCTGATATTGAAAACAGAATTAATGAAGGATCAATAATAGCTCACTTCAATTCACATCTAATTGAAATAAGAGAAATGGAAGTTGATATACAAACTCCAAAAGGCAAACTTACAATTGAAAATGATTTTGTACTTGCTATGACAGGCTATCATCCAGATTTTGATTTTCTTATATCTTTGGGAATTGAATTAAACGAAAAGCGCGAACCAATTTATAATCCCGAAACATTTGAGACTAATATTAAAGGAATTTTCCTAGCCGGAGTTGTGAGCGGAGGGATGGATACCGGAAAATGGTTTATTGAAAACTCTCGTTATCATGCGGAAAATATTTTCAAATTTTTATCATCTGTAGAGATTTGA
- a CDS encoding deoxyribodipyrimidine photo-lyase — MNIKRIKQQKEAAHASGPVIYWMQRDQRVKDNWALQFAIEKAKELNQLVVVAFCLVPTFLDATIRQYGFMLSGLKEVEESLIKLNIAFYLLTGDPGEEIPKLSKHLNASAVVSDFNPLRLIRKWKKDVIENIDIPFYTVDAHNIVPVWEASNKQEFGAYTIRPKIKKQLDEYLDEFPTLAKQKSHNLKSEKIDWEKAHKTLKINFDVKEVDWIQPGESNALKMLNSFLNERFTNFSEKRNDPNENVLSNLSPYLHFGQISAQRIVKETLQVKGEEINKESFLEELIVRRELSDNFCFYNKNYDSFDGFPEWAKKTLNEHRNDKREFTYKLEQFENAETHDELWNAAQIEMVTTGKMHGYMRMYWAKKILEWTETPEEALEFSIYLNDKYELDGRDPNGYVGCAWSIGGVHDRAWTERPVFGKIRFMNYNGCKRKFDVKKYIERFI; from the coding sequence ATGAACATAAAAAGAATAAAACAACAAAAAGAAGCAGCCCATGCAAGCGGTCCCGTCATTTATTGGATGCAGCGCGATCAACGTGTTAAAGATAATTGGGCTTTGCAGTTTGCGATTGAAAAAGCGAAAGAATTAAATCAACTTGTAGTCGTTGCATTTTGTCTTGTCCCAACTTTTCTTGATGCTACAATTCGTCAATATGGATTTATGCTTTCCGGGTTGAAAGAAGTAGAAGAATCATTAATAAAATTAAACATTGCATTTTATTTATTAACCGGAGATCCCGGTGAAGAAATTCCAAAATTATCAAAACACTTAAATGCTTCTGCTGTAGTTTCCGATTTCAATCCACTTAGATTAATTCGTAAATGGAAAAAAGATGTAATTGAAAATATTGATATCCCCTTCTATACTGTTGATGCCCACAACATAGTTCCCGTTTGGGAAGCTTCGAACAAACAAGAATTCGGAGCTTATACAATTCGTCCAAAAATAAAGAAACAATTAGATGAATATCTAGATGAGTTTCCGACACTTGCAAAACAAAAATCACATAACCTAAAAAGTGAAAAGATCGATTGGGAAAAAGCTCACAAAACATTAAAGATAAATTTTGATGTAAAAGAAGTCGATTGGATACAACCGGGTGAAAGTAATGCGTTAAAAATGTTGAATTCATTTTTAAATGAGCGTTTTACAAACTTCAGCGAAAAAAGAAATGACCCGAATGAAAATGTCTTATCAAATCTTTCACCATATCTTCACTTCGGACAAATTTCAGCACAAAGAATTGTAAAGGAAACACTGCAAGTTAAAGGTGAGGAAATAAATAAAGAATCATTTCTTGAAGAGCTCATTGTAAGAAGAGAACTATCTGATAATTTTTGCTTTTATAACAAGAACTATGATTCGTTTGATGGATTCCCGGAATGGGCAAAGAAAACATTGAATGAGCATAGAAATGATAAAAGAGAATTCACATATAAATTAGAGCAATTTGAAAATGCTGAGACACATGACGAACTTTGGAATGCGGCACAAATTGAAATGGTAACTACCGGTAAAATGCATGGCTATATGCGAATGTATTGGGCTAAGAAAATTCTTGAGTGGACTGAAACACCCGAAGAAGCATTAGAGTTTTCGATTTATTTAAATGATAAATACGAACTTGACGGCAGAGACCCAAATGGTTATGTCGGATGTGCTTGGTCAATCGGTGGTGTACACGATAGAGCCTGGACTGAAAGACCTGTCTTCGGAAAGATCAGATTCATGAATTACAATGGCTGCAAGCGCAAGTTTGATGTGAAAAAGTATATAGAAAGATTTATCTAA
- a CDS encoding ABC transporter ATP-binding protein has protein sequence MADARLIRIENLTKGFNGNIILDDISLYVDRGENFVVFGQSGTGKSVLLKCIIGLLKPETGKIFINDKNVIELKKKELNKIRKNIGFLFQGAALYDSMTVRENLEFPLKKNFDFTQKEIDEKVKTALDHVSLEEAIDKMPSELSGGMKKRIGLARSIITEPELMLYDEPTTGLDPITSKEISELILTLQKRLNMTSIVVTHDLICANIIADRAIFLRDSKISYEGTIPELINSDDKFLRNFFSTEIINE, from the coding sequence ATGGCCGACGCTAGGTTAATACGAATCGAAAATCTTACTAAAGGATTTAACGGAAATATTATTCTTGATGATATTTCATTATACGTTGATCGAGGTGAAAACTTTGTCGTCTTCGGACAAAGCGGAACCGGGAAAAGTGTTTTGTTGAAATGCATTATTGGATTATTAAAACCAGAAACCGGGAAGATTTTTATCAACGATAAGAATGTAATCGAGCTAAAAAAGAAAGAACTTAATAAGATTCGAAAAAATATTGGATTCTTATTTCAAGGGGCAGCACTTTATGATTCTATGACTGTACGTGAGAATTTAGAATTTCCGCTTAAGAAGAATTTTGATTTTACTCAAAAAGAAATTGATGAAAAAGTAAAAACTGCTCTCGATCATGTTTCGTTAGAAGAAGCAATTGATAAAATGCCATCGGAATTATCAGGCGGGATGAAAAAAAGAATTGGTCTAGCTCGTTCAATTATAACTGAACCCGAACTCATGTTATATGATGAGCCGACAACCGGACTTGATCCGATTACTTCTAAAGAAATAAGTGAACTAATATTAACTTTGCAAAAAAGATTAAACATGACCTCCATCGTTGTAACTCATGATTTAATTTGCGCTAATATAATTGCAGATCGTGCGATATTTTTACGTGATTCAAAAATATCATACGAAGGGACAATACCGGAACTAATTAATTCCGACGATAAATTTTTAAGAAACTTTTTTAGTACCGAAATAATTAATGAATAA